Proteins encoded in a region of the Haloarcula sp. CBA1129 genome:
- a CDS encoding class II aldolase/adducin family protein yields the protein MTDEDISHYETRNAICEYGRSLLKDDLTTGTGGNLSARLDDEHIAISPSGVPYEEIEPTDVPVVQMDDTVVEGDVEPSTELPMHLAVYRERPAVGGVVHTHSPYATTFASLGEAIPASHYLLSFTGTEVPVAEYRTHATEELGEAAVDALGESFNATLLRNHGVLTADESLDDAYTVALMVEYCARIHHQARAIGEPEILPDEEIDRLADKLDSYGQ from the coding sequence ATGACAGACGAAGATATTTCACACTACGAGACACGGAACGCTATTTGCGAGTACGGACGGAGCCTGCTCAAAGACGACTTGACGACCGGTACCGGCGGGAATCTCAGTGCCCGACTCGACGATGAGCATATCGCTATCAGTCCGTCGGGGGTGCCATACGAGGAGATTGAACCCACGGACGTGCCGGTCGTACAAATGGACGACACTGTTGTCGAGGGCGACGTTGAACCGTCGACGGAGCTCCCGATGCATCTGGCTGTCTATCGTGAGCGACCCGCGGTCGGCGGCGTCGTCCACACGCACTCCCCGTACGCGACGACGTTTGCTTCGCTCGGAGAGGCGATTCCGGCGTCGCACTACCTCCTCTCGTTCACCGGAACAGAGGTACCTGTCGCCGAATACAGAACGCACGCAACGGAGGAACTCGGCGAAGCCGCCGTCGATGCGCTGGGTGAGTCGTTCAACGCCACGCTGTTGCGCAACCACGGCGTGTTGACAGCCGACGAGTCGCTGGATGACGCCTACACGGTCGCGCTGATGGTCGAGTACTGTGCCCGTATCCACCACCAGGCCCGAGCCATCGGCGAACCGGAAATCCTCCCGGATGAGGAAATCGACCGGCTCGCCGATAAGCTCGACAGCTACGGGCAGTAA
- a CDS encoding rhamnulokinase family protein has product MNHVAIDIGASGGTVFLGEVTESSFAVREVHRFDNRPVERDSRYVWDVDALVDHIGDGIRAAEDHADSLDTVGIDTWGLDFGLMADGELLRDPVSYRDPESTATRDDVFEAVGKRRLFDATGITNWNTPNTLWQLHTIAKREPELLEASDGLLMMPQLLSAQLGGKPAGEVTIASTTQMVDPERRAWATDLLDDLSVPTDLLPDLSEPGRSLGAVDDDIVSGLSSTPKIVTPASHDTAAAVAGLPLGEDAAFLNTGSWFVLGMERDDPVRTDAAFEQAVSNELGVDGTVRLLKNINGFFMLEECREAWRERGEPIEYDTLLSAAEGALPRAALVDTDANTFGIDEPMPDQIRAYCRQTDQPVPTGQGGIVRCLLDSLATKTALEIDALAAVVDNTPSRIVLGGGGVRNELFCQLLADATDRPVSTGPVEATAVGNVLTQAVAAGTVPDIETGRQLVESAFETTTYEPGAGDEWSRAKERLATLTDAESPEA; this is encoded by the coding sequence ATGAATCACGTCGCAATCGACATCGGCGCGAGCGGCGGGACGGTGTTCCTCGGCGAGGTGACCGAGTCGTCGTTCGCCGTGCGGGAAGTCCACCGGTTCGACAACCGACCCGTCGAACGGGACAGTCGCTACGTCTGGGACGTCGACGCGCTAGTCGACCACATCGGGGACGGTATCCGGGCCGCCGAGGACCACGCCGACAGCCTCGATACAGTCGGTATTGACACGTGGGGCCTCGATTTCGGGCTCATGGCGGACGGCGAACTGCTCCGTGACCCGGTCTCCTACCGTGACCCCGAGTCGACGGCCACGCGCGACGATGTGTTTGAGGCCGTCGGAAAGCGGCGGCTGTTCGACGCGACCGGCATCACGAACTGGAACACGCCGAACACGCTGTGGCAGCTCCACACCATCGCCAAGCGCGAGCCCGAACTCCTCGAAGCAAGTGACGGCTTGCTCATGATGCCACAGCTCCTTTCCGCGCAGTTGGGCGGCAAACCGGCGGGCGAGGTGACGATTGCATCGACAACGCAGATGGTGGACCCGGAGCGGCGAGCGTGGGCCACTGACCTGCTCGATGACCTGTCGGTTCCCACGGACCTGCTCCCGGACCTGTCCGAACCCGGTCGGTCTCTCGGCGCTGTCGACGACGATATCGTCTCGGGGCTGTCTTCGACGCCAAAAATAGTGACGCCAGCGAGCCACGACACGGCGGCGGCCGTTGCTGGCCTCCCGCTAGGTGAGGATGCTGCGTTCCTCAACACCGGGTCGTGGTTCGTCCTCGGCATGGAACGCGACGACCCTGTGCGGACGGACGCTGCCTTCGAGCAGGCCGTCTCGAACGAGCTCGGCGTCGACGGAACCGTCCGACTCCTGAAAAATATCAACGGCTTCTTTATGCTCGAAGAATGCCGCGAAGCGTGGCGTGAGAGAGGCGAACCGATCGAGTACGATACGCTGTTGTCGGCCGCTGAGGGGGCTCTGCCGCGGGCCGCACTCGTCGATACGGACGCCAACACGTTTGGTATCGATGAGCCGATGCCCGACCAGATCCGGGCCTACTGTCGCCAAACGGATCAGCCCGTTCCAACGGGGCAGGGCGGCATCGTCCGCTGTCTACTCGATAGCCTCGCGACGAAGACGGCGCTAGAAATCGACGCGCTCGCAGCAGTCGTCGACAACACACCGTCGCGGATCGTGCTCGGGGGTGGCGGTGTTCGAAACGAACTGTTCTGTCAGCTACTGGCCGACGCCACCGACCGCCCGGTGTCGACTGGCCCAGTCGAGGCGACGGCTGTCGGCAACGTCCTCACACAGGCCGTCGCTGCCGGAACCGTGCCGGACATCGAGACCGGTCGGCAGTTGGTCGAGTCGGCCTTCGAGACGACGACCTACGAACCGGGGGCTGGCGACGAATGGTCCCGCGCAAAAGAACGGCTGGCCACGTTGACTGACGCCGAGTCTCCCGAGGCCTGA